The Novosphingobium aromaticivorans DSM 12444 genome segment AGGACGCCTTCGCGCGCCTGCTTGGGCAAGGCGCGCGCATGCAGTTCGCCGGGCTGATCTCCTACGGCACCTCGCAGACGCTCAACGTCTACCTGTTCTCGCGCATCGCGGGCGGTAGGGGCAGGATGCTGATGCTGCGCGCGTGGCTCGCGTCCATGCTGTCGCAGATCGTCGACACGATCCTGTTCATCACCATATCGTTCTACGGCCAGGACCTGCCCATCGTCTCGATCATGGAAGGCCAGATCATTTCCAAGCTGGTGCTTTCGACGATCATGGTCCCGCCGCTGATCTGGGTCTTCGTTCGGCTGGGCAAGTTTCTCGACCGCACGGCCTGATCAAGTCGATGCTGGCCCCAGCGATGTAGCGCGACCTTGCCGCAGATCCTGCCGCGATCGCGCGATCAGCAATATTGGATTCCGCCTCCATTGCGCGTAAGGGCCCGCGCATGAGCCAGAACCACGACCCCGCAATGCTTGCCAAGGCCGAAACGCTGACCGAGGCGCTGCCCTATCTCCAGCGCTATGCGGGCAAGACCTTCGTGGTGAAGTACGGCGGCCACGCGATGGGCGATCCCGAACTCGCGCAGGACTTCGCCGAAGATATCGTGCTGCTCAAGGCCGTGGGCATCAACCCTGTCGTGGTCCACGGCGGCGGGCCCCAGATCGGTCGCATGCTCAAGGCGCTCGGCATCGAATCGCGGTTCGTCGACGGCCTGCGCGTCACCGACAAGCAAACGGCCGAAGTCGCAGAAATGGTCCTCGCCGGCGCGATCAACAAGGAACTGGTAAGCTGGATCGCCCGCGCGGGCGGCAAGGCCATCGGCATTTCCGGCAAGGACGGGGGCATGGTCATCGCCCGCAAGGTCGAGGCCAAGAAGGCGCCCAAGGCCGTGGCCGATGCTGAAAGCGGCGATCCCATCGTCGTCGACCTCGGCTTCGTGGGCGAGCCCGACCGGATCGACACGACCGTCATCGACACGATCTGCAAGGCCGGCATGATCCCGGTCATCGCCCCCATCGGCGTTGGCGAGGACGGCGAGACGTACAACATCAACGCCGACACGATGGCCGGCTCCATCGCCGCCGCGCTGGGCGCCGCGCGCCTGTTCCTGCTGACCGACGTTCCCGGCGTGCTCGACAAGGACAAGAACCTGCTCACCGACCTTCGCCCCGCCGACATCGCGCGGCTGGCCGAGGACGGCACGATCAGCGGCGGCATGATCCCGAAGCTGGAAACCTGCGTCCACGCGGTCGAGGCGGGCTGCGAGGCAACCGTCGTGCTCGACGGCCGCGTGCCCCACGCGATGCTCCTCGAAATCTTCACGGCGCGCGGCGCGGGCACCCTGATCCGCGCCTGAAGGCTGCATTAAAGACGGGAACCGGAAGGCGTGCCGCTCGTCAGTGCGGCATGATCCGCCCCTGTCGTCTCGCCGCGGCGCTTGCTGCATTGCCGCTTGCCGCCTGCAACAGCGATCCTTCCCCGCCGACCCCCACCGCTATGACAAGCGGGACGCCGGTGGCGACGCCGACACCGGCCGCTCCCACGCCAACCCGCACTGCTTCCGCCGTGCCGCCGACCGGCCCCGGCATGCCTTCCTTTGCGCGCGATCCCCAGACCGTGCTCGATGCCTTCGCTTCCGCCATCGAAGCACGCGACTGGAAGGCCGTGCGGGCGTACTGGGGCGACCGTGGCAATCGCAGCGGGCTTGACGAAGCCGCCTTCGCCGCGCGGTGGAGCGTGCTCGAGGCGCCCGAGGTGACCGTCGGCGACGGCACTCAGGAAGGCGCGGCGGGTTCGCTCTACTACACCGCGCCCGTGACCATTCGCGACGGCGAACGCGAACTGGCCGGCGAGGTCACCCTGCGCCGCGCGAACGATGTGCCCGGTGCCACGACAGAGCAGTTGCGCTGGCATATCGAGAGCGCCACGCTCGCGCCCTGACGTTGCGGCGCCCGATCCGCGCGGCCCCATCGCGGTCCTTGCAAAGATTGTAAGCAACACATACAGAACCGGGCAAGCCTCGGCCGCTGCGTATTCAGCGGCACTTGTGGCCCCCGGAGAGGGTCGGCTAGGAGCAGGGTTCCCGCCGGATTTCGGCGCAGGCCCGGTCGACGAAGGAAACACGCGCAATGCTGCTGTACACGCTGATTGCCATGATCAACTATCTGGTGAACATCATCGTAATCGTGGTGATCGTCCAGTTCGTGCTCAGCCTGCTGATCGCCTTCAACGTCGTGAACATGCACAACAATGCAGTGGCGGCGATCTGGAAGGCGCTCAACGCCATCCTCGAACCCCTCCTCCGGCCCATCCGCCGGATCATGCCCGATACCGGCGCGATCGATTTCTCGCCGATGGTGCTGATCATCGGCCTCAACCTGCTGACGATCCTGCTGAGCGGCGTTGCCGCCTCGGGCGCGGGGCTCTGAAGCCACACCGGAACGGAACCTATTTCGATGACTGCTGCCGTTATTGACGGAAAGGCCTTTGCCGCCACGCTGCGCGGGCGCGTCGGCGACCTTGCCACTGCATTCGAGGCCAGGGCCGGTCGCAAGGCGGGGCTTGCCGTGGTGCTGGTGGGCGAGGACCCGGCGAGCCAAGTCTATGTTCGCTCGAAGGGCAAGAGCACGCTCGAAGCGGGCATGGCAAGCTTCGAGCACAAGCTTCCCGCCGACACCGCCGAGGCCGACCTCCTTGCCGTAGTGGAGCAGCTCAACGCCGATCCGGCGGTTGACGGCATTCTCGTCCAGCTTCCCCTGCCCCGGCACATGGACGAGCAGAAGGTCATCGCCGCGATCAATCCCGACAAGGACGTCGATGGCTTCCACGTGATCAACGCGGGCCGCCTCGCCGTCGGCCAGCCGGGCTTCGTGCCCTGCACCCCGCTTGGCTGCCTGATGTTGCTAAAGGACCGACTGGGCGACCTTTCCGGCCTCGATGCCGTGGTAATCGGCCGCTCAAACATCGTCGGCAAGCCGATGGCGCAGTTGCTCATCGCCGAAAGCTGCACCGTCACGGTCGCGCACAGCCGCACGAAGAACCTCCCGGAAGTCGTGCGCCGCGCGGACATCGTCGTGGCAGCCGTAGGCCGCCCCGAGATGGTCAAGGGCGACTGGATCAAGCCGGGCGCAACCGTGATCGACGTCGGCATCAACCGCGTCCCGGGCAAGGAAGAAGGCAAGACCCGGCTGGTCGGCGACGTCGACTATGCGTCCGCCGCCGAAGTCGCGTCGGCCATCACCCCGGTTCCGGGCGGCGTCGGCCCGATGACCATCGCCGTGCTTCTGCGCAACGCGCTGGTCGCGGCCTACCGCAACGCGGGGATCGACCTTTCCGCCGACGCGATCTGAGCTTGGGCCGATCTGGACTTGGGCCGATCTGAAAATGGGCCGATCTGAAATTGGGTATGCGGTCCTGCGCGGGCCGCGCCCTCAAATTCGCTGTCCTACATCTGCCGGTTCTGCAAGGCTTGGCGCCTGCTCCTTGAACCGTTGATCTTGCTGCCGGAACGCCGGTGCGTCCCCGCCGCGGGAGGGGGGGTACATTGCTCTCCCTGGACAGTGTAAACCCCTCCCCGAACGGCTCGCCGAAAAGGATGCTTCTGCGCCTACCGGCACGAGGCGAATCGTGCTACCTACATCGGTGTGAGCAACGCGATCCCCCACCTCGTCCCGATACACGTCGATCCCGCCGACATCGATTTCATGGGCCACGTCAACAACGCCTCGTACCTCAAGTGGGTGCAGGATGCGGTGATCGACCACTGGCGCGCGCTGGCGCCGGCAGATGCGGTGGCGGCGCACCTGTGGGTCGCGCTCAAGCACGAGATTACCTACCGCCGCCCGACCTTCCTCGACGATACGGTCATCGCCCATGTCGTGCTGGAAAAGGTCCAGGGCGCACGCGCCTTCTACGAAACCCTGATCAAGCGGGGCGAGGAAGTGCTTGCCGAAGTGAAGTCGAGCTGGTGCTGCCTCGATGCCGAAACGCTGCGCCCCGCCCGCCTTGCCCGCGAGCTGGTCGACAGGTTCCTGCCCTCGGGCAAATAGGCGTCAGCGCAGCTTCGCGATCGAAAGCCCGTCATTCTTGGCGCGCAGCTTCACCGATTCCTCGCTGCGGGTCAGCGCCTTGGCGATAGCCTTGAGCGCCATGCCCTTCTTCGCCAGCGTGTGCAGCTTCTGGATTTCGTCCGCAGTCCACGGCTGCTTGTGGCGTTCGAAGCGTTCGCCCATGTCTCAATCCTTCCGTGTCGCGGTGACGATGTAGTTGAGCGCAAGGTCATCCGACAGGTGCAGCCCCCGGCTGACGCTCCAGGCGATGCCCATCGGATTGCCCATCCTCAGCCCCGCCGCGTCCAGCAGGTCGTGGAGTTCGACCGGGGTCACGAAATCCTCCCAGTGGTGCGTGCCCCTGGGCACCAGCCCGACCGCCTCCGCCCCTTCCACCATGAGCAGGCGCGAACGGGTGGTGCGATTGGGGGTGGACAGGACCATCAGCCCCCCCACCGCCAATGCTCCCGCCAGCGCGGCGACGAAGGCGGACTTGTCAGCGACATGCTCGATGACCTCCATCGAGGTGACCAGATCGAACCCCGAAAGGCCAAGCTGGCCAAGGTCGCCGCAGCGGTAGTCGATCGCAAAGCCGGCGCCTTCGGCGTGGAGGCGCGCAGCGGCGATGTTTTCCGCAGCCGCATCCACGCCCGTCACTTCCGCGCCAAGCCGCGCCAGCGGTTCGCATAGCAGGCCCGCGCCGCACCCGACATCCAGTGCGCGCCGGCCAGCCAGCGGCCTCAGCCCACGCGGATCGGTGGCGAAGTGCGAATCGACCGCCTGGCGGATGAAGCCCAGCCGCACCGGATTGAGCTTGTGCAGCATGGCCGACGAGCCCTTGGGGTTCCACCAGTCTGCCGCAAGCTTGCCGAAATGCGCCGCTTCGTCCGGGCGAATGGTGTTCGCAGAGGTTGCATTGCTCATATGACGTCCCTAAAGCGCGCGCGCCGCAGGGTCCATGGCCCATGCGGGAAAGATTCTTTCGTTCGTACAACCTGGGAGCAAGCCCTTGGCCCGCATCGTGATGAAATTCGGCGGCACTTCGATGGCCGGCACCGAGCGCATCCGCCGCGTGGCGCGCATCGTGCAGCGCCAGCAGGCGGCAGGGCACGAGGTGGCGGTGGTCGTCTCTGCCATGGCGGGCGAGACCGACCGCCTCGTCAACTTCTGCCGCGAGGCGAACCCGCTCTACGATCCGGCCGAATACGACGTGGTCGTGGCCAGCGGCGAGCAAGTGACGTCGGGTCTCCTGGCGATGCATCTCCAGGCGCTGGGCTGCAAGGCGCGCTCGTGGCTGGGATGGCAGCTGCCGATCCACACCGACGACGCGCATTCGAAGGCGCGCATCGAAGGCATCGATTCGGAAGCGCTGCTTGCCAGCATGGGCGCGGGCGAGATCGCGGTGATCCCGGGATTCCAGGGCCTTACCGCCGACAACCGCGTGACCACCCTGGGCCGTGGCGGTTCCGACACTTCGGCCGTGGCAGTGGCGGCGGCGGTCAAGGCCGACCGTTGCGACATCTACACCGACGTGGACGGGGTCTACACCACCGATCCGCGCATCGTGGCCAAGGCCCGCAAGCTCAAGAACGTGACCTACGAGGAAATGCTCGAACTGGCCTCGGTCGGCTCGAAGGTCCTGCAGACCCGCTCGGTCAGCCTTGCCATGAAGGAAGGCGTGCGCGTGCAGGTGCTTTCCTCATTCATCGACGACGACGCCCCGGCGGCGGACACGATCCCCGGCACGATGATCGTTTCCGACGAGGAACTTGAAGGATTGGATATGGAACGCCAGCTGATCACCGGCATCGCCGCCGACAAGAACGAGGCGAAAGTTACCCTGACCCGCATCGCGGACCGCCCCGGCGCGGTCGCGGCGATCTTCGGCCCGCTGGCCGCGGCGAACATCAACGTCGACATGATCATCCAGAACATCGCCAAGGACAAGGGCGAGACCGACGTCACCTTCACGGTTCCGATCTCGGACCTCGCCCGTACCCAGGCGCTGCTTGAAGAGCGCAAGGACACGATCGGCTACTACCGCATGCTGGCCAACAGCAAGGTCGCCAAGATCAGCGTCGTCGGCGTCGGCATGCGCAGCCACGCCGGCGTCGCCAGCACCATGTTCCGCGCCCTGGCCGACCGCGGCATCAATATCCAGGCGATCACCACCAGCGAGATCAAGGTCTCGGTGCTGATCGACGAGGACGAGACCGAACTCGCGGTGCGCGTGCTGCACACCGCCTACGGCCTCGACGGCGAGTAAGACGTCTTTCCGGGGGCGGACCACGGTTCGCCCCCGTCCGCCTTTCAGCGGATCAGCAGGCCCCATCCCGACAGCAGTTGCTCGGCCTGTTCGCGCGAGATGATCGCGCCGCGGAACACCCCCGCATCTTCCAGCCTCAGCCCGCCAAGGTCAGCGCCGCGCAAGTCCGCGCCCATGAACTGCGCGCCGTCGAGGTTCGCCTCGCGCAGCGAGCAGCCTTCCAGCACGGCCCCCCGGAAATCGCATTTCGCGAGATCCGCCTGCGCCATATCCAGGCGCACGAGCCGCTCCTTGCGGAACGAGAACCCGGTCAGACGCGCGTTCACCAGCAGGACTTCCTCGAACGCGAAGCCCATGCCGCGCGCCGCATGAAAGTCTGCGCCGGTCATGCGCGAGGCGACGAAGCGCGCCGAGGCGATGTTGGCCCGGCGCAGCACCGCGTTGTTCAGGTCGCACCCCCGCAATTCGGCTTCGGCAAGATCCGCCGCGCCGAAATTGGCGAAGGCAGCCTTGCACGACTGCCATGTCGTCCGCGCGAGATTGGCGCCCGACAGGTCGGCATGGCGCAGGTTGCAGCGCTCGAACCGCCAGCCGGAAAGGTCCAGCTTGGACAGGTCCGCTTCTTCCAGATCGCACTCGACGAGGAGTGCCGGCGCACCGGCGAGAAGGGCAAGTTCGCTGCGACCGAGGGTCGCGCCGGTGCGTTCGGGAATGGACATCGCCGCGCCATAGGCCGCACGAACGCGCGGTCAAGCGCCGGGGCGGGACAGACCCGCCCCCCGGTCCGATCCGGAACCGGGAGGCGGGTCGCGACCCAACCGGCCCTGGGGTTATGGAACGGCCAGCGGGCTCAGGGCACCGGACGAAGAAACAGCAGCAGGCGTGTTCGAATTGCGGGGGTCAATCCGGGCCGCCGCTCGCCTCTTCATCGCTGCAATCGATCTAACTCAGGCACGCTGATCGACAAAGCCGGTTATTCCGCACAGAGATATCGTATGCGCCGATCAAGCCGTTGAAGTCCTGCCTTGTTGCCGACAAGATGCCGCCCTAAAGCGCGCGCCAGTTCACGGACGGGATCCCATTGCATGACCACCGCTACGCTCCAGACTGCCACGCCCCGCACTTCCGCACTGATGCGTCGCGGCGCCGAGTTCCTCGGCACGAGCCACGCCATACTGTGCGGAGCGATGAGCTGGGTTTCGGAGCGACACCTGGTCTCGGCCATCAGCAATGCCGGCGGCTTCGGCGTGATCGCCTGCGGTGCGATGACGCCCGAATTGCTGGACCGCGAGATCGCGGCGACCAAGGCCATGACGGACAAGCCGTTCGGCGTGAACCTGATCACCATGCACCCGGCCCTGTTCGACCTGATCGCGGTCTGCGCGAACCACAAGGTAGGCCATGTCGTGCTGGCCGGCGGCATCCCGCCAAAGGGCAGCGTCGAGGCAATCAAGGCGTTCGGAGCCAAGGTCCTGGTGTTCGCCCCCACGCTGGCGCTGGCCAAGAAGCTGCTGCGCTCGGGCGCGGACGCGCTGGTCATCGAAGGGTCGGAAGCGGGCGGGCACATCGGGCCTGTCTCCACCTCTGTCCTGGCGCAGGAATTCCTGCCCGCGCTGGCCGAAGAACACGTGGTCTTCGTGGCGGGCGGCATCGGGCGCGGCGAGATGATCGCGAGCTATCTCGAAATGGGTGCATCGGGCGTCCAGCTCGGCACCCGCTTTGCCTGCGCAACGGAATCGATCGCGCACCCGGCGTTCAAGCAGGCGTTCTTCCGCGGCAATGCGCGCGATGCCGTGGCTTCGGTGCAGGTCGACCCGCGTCTGCCGGTGATCCCGGTCCGCGCACTGAAGAACAAGGGAACCGAAGAGTTCACCGCCAAGCAGGTCGAAGTGGCCAAGATGCTGGACGAGGGCAAGGTCGACATGGCGGCGGCGCAGCTCGAGATCGAGCACTTCTGGGCAGGCGCGCTGCGCCGCGCGGTGATCGACGGCGATGTGGAACGCGGTTCGGTCATGGCCGGACAGTCGGTCGGCATGGTGACCCGGGAAGA includes the following:
- a CDS encoding NAD(P)H-dependent flavin oxidoreductase codes for the protein MTTATLQTATPRTSALMRRGAEFLGTSHAILCGAMSWVSERHLVSAISNAGGFGVIACGAMTPELLDREIAATKAMTDKPFGVNLITMHPALFDLIAVCANHKVGHVVLAGGIPPKGSVEAIKAFGAKVLVFAPTLALAKKLLRSGADALVIEGSEAGGHIGPVSTSVLAQEFLPALAEEHVVFVAGGIGRGEMIASYLEMGASGVQLGTRFACATESIAHPAFKQAFFRGNARDAVASVQVDPRLPVIPVRALKNKGTEEFTAKQVEVAKMLDEGKVDMAAAQLEIEHFWAGALRRAVIDGDVERGSVMAGQSVGMVTREEPVADIIAQLMAESETALTRR
- a CDS encoding pentapeptide repeat-containing protein, which codes for MSIPERTGATLGRSELALLAGAPALLVECDLEEADLSKLDLSGWRFERCNLRHADLSGANLARTTWQSCKAAFANFGAADLAEAELRGCDLNNAVLRRANIASARFVASRMTGADFHAARGMGFAFEEVLLVNARLTGFSFRKERLVRLDMAQADLAKCDFRGAVLEGCSLREANLDGAQFMGADLRGADLGGLRLEDAGVFRGAIISREQAEQLLSGWGLLIR
- the ubiG gene encoding bifunctional 2-polyprenyl-6-hydroxyphenol methylase/3-demethylubiquinol 3-O-methyltransferase UbiG — protein: MSNATSANTIRPDEAAHFGKLAADWWNPKGSSAMLHKLNPVRLGFIRQAVDSHFATDPRGLRPLAGRRALDVGCGAGLLCEPLARLGAEVTGVDAAAENIAAARLHAEGAGFAIDYRCGDLGQLGLSGFDLVTSMEVIEHVADKSAFVAALAGALAVGGLMVLSTPNRTTRSRLLMVEGAEAVGLVPRGTHHWEDFVTPVELHDLLDAAGLRMGNPMGIAWSVSRGLHLSDDLALNYIVTATRKD
- the argB gene encoding acetylglutamate kinase; its protein translation is MSQNHDPAMLAKAETLTEALPYLQRYAGKTFVVKYGGHAMGDPELAQDFAEDIVLLKAVGINPVVVHGGGPQIGRMLKALGIESRFVDGLRVTDKQTAEVAEMVLAGAINKELVSWIARAGGKAIGISGKDGGMVIARKVEAKKAPKAVADAESGDPIVVDLGFVGEPDRIDTTVIDTICKAGMIPVIAPIGVGEDGETYNINADTMAGSIAAALGAARLFLLTDVPGVLDKDKNLLTDLRPADIARLAEDGTISGGMIPKLETCVHAVEAGCEATVVLDGRVPHAMLLEIFTARGAGTLIRA
- a CDS encoding queuosine precursor transporter, with amino-acid sequence MHDNAASTPAIPRSLFAFALLYGGLCVLAGVLGTKLASLGTWPLLGDLAVESGIFAFLLLVVMASAVAELFGQDMANRLVRFGFVPLIVSMILLTTVIHVVPPAPFWTDQDAFARLLGQGARMQFAGLISYGTSQTLNVYLFSRIAGGRGRMLMLRAWLASMLSQIVDTILFITISFYGQDLPIVSIMEGQIISKLVLSTIMVPPLIWVFVRLGKFLDRTA
- the folD gene encoding bifunctional methylenetetrahydrofolate dehydrogenase/methenyltetrahydrofolate cyclohydrolase FolD; the protein is MTAAVIDGKAFAATLRGRVGDLATAFEARAGRKAGLAVVLVGEDPASQVYVRSKGKSTLEAGMASFEHKLPADTAEADLLAVVEQLNADPAVDGILVQLPLPRHMDEQKVIAAINPDKDVDGFHVINAGRLAVGQPGFVPCTPLGCLMLLKDRLGDLSGLDAVVIGRSNIVGKPMAQLLIAESCTVTVAHSRTKNLPEVVRRADIVVAAVGRPEMVKGDWIKPGATVIDVGINRVPGKEEGKTRLVGDVDYASAAEVASAITPVPGGVGPMTIAVLLRNALVAAYRNAGIDLSADAI
- a CDS encoding acyl-CoA thioesterase translates to MSNAIPHLVPIHVDPADIDFMGHVNNASYLKWVQDAVIDHWRALAPADAVAAHLWVALKHEITYRRPTFLDDTVIAHVVLEKVQGARAFYETLIKRGEEVLAEVKSSWCCLDAETLRPARLARELVDRFLPSGK
- a CDS encoding aspartate kinase, which produces MARIVMKFGGTSMAGTERIRRVARIVQRQQAAGHEVAVVVSAMAGETDRLVNFCREANPLYDPAEYDVVVASGEQVTSGLLAMHLQALGCKARSWLGWQLPIHTDDAHSKARIEGIDSEALLASMGAGEIAVIPGFQGLTADNRVTTLGRGGSDTSAVAVAAAVKADRCDIYTDVDGVYTTDPRIVAKARKLKNVTYEEMLELASVGSKVLQTRSVSLAMKEGVRVQVLSSFIDDDAPAADTIPGTMIVSDEELEGLDMERQLITGIAADKNEAKVTLTRIADRPGAVAAIFGPLAAANINVDMIIQNIAKDKGETDVTFTVPISDLARTQALLEERKDTIGYYRMLANSKVAKISVVGVGMRSHAGVASTMFRALADRGINIQAITTSEIKVSVLIDEDETELAVRVLHTAYGLDGE
- a CDS encoding YggT family protein produces the protein MLLYTLIAMINYLVNIIVIVVIVQFVLSLLIAFNVVNMHNNAVAAIWKALNAILEPLLRPIRRIMPDTGAIDFSPMVLIIGLNLLTILLSGVAASGAGL